The Cylindrospermum stagnale PCC 7417 genome segment ACATTATCTTCGCCAACAAGATAAATTCCTAGTTCACCTTTACCGCTTTCAACACGGGAGTAAATTTCGCCCTTGGGAATCTTAAAGGAGGGAGAAACCTTCTTACCGATGTATTGGTAATCAAAAGCATCCCACTCAGATTTTTTCCCAGCCATCATCCGTTTGGCTTCTAGATTTTCGTAAGGGCCACCGGGTAAACCTTTGATCGCTTGGCGAAGAATTTTGACTGATTCGCGCATTTCCCGCATCCGCACTACGTAACGGGCAAAGCAATCACCGGCGGTTTCCCACTGCACGTCCCAATCGAAGTCATCATAACATTCATAGTGGTCAACTTTCCGCAAATCCCACTGTACCCCAGAAGCGCGTAACATCGGGCCGGAAAGTCCCCAGTTGATGGCTTCGTCGCGGGTGATGGTGCCAATGCCTTCAACACGACGGCGGAAGATCGGGTTATCGGTGACTAAGCGTTCGTACTCATCAATTTTAGGTAATAAGTAGTCGCAGAATTCTAGACACTTGTCTACCCAACCATAGGGTAAATCAACTGCTACACCGCCAACGCGGAAGTAGTTGTTGTTGACCATGCGATAACCTGTGGCGGCTTCCCACAAATCGTAAATCATCTCCCGTTCTCGGAACTGGTAGAAGAAGGGAGTTTGGGCGCCGACGTCAGCTAGGAAGGGGCCAAACCACAGCAAGTGGTTAGCGATGCGATTGAGTTCCAGCATGATCACGCGGATGTAGCTGGCGCGTTTGGGAACAGCAA includes the following:
- a CDS encoding NAD(P)H-quinone oxidoreductase subunit H, which produces MARLETRTEPMVLNMGPHHPSMHGVLRLIVTLDGEDVVDCEPVIGYLHRGMEKIAENRSTVMYVPYVSRWDYAAGMFNEAVTVNAPEKLAGVAVPKRASYIRVIMLELNRIANHLLWFGPFLADVGAQTPFFYQFREREMIYDLWEAATGYRMVNNNYFRVGGVAVDLPYGWVDKCLEFCDYLLPKIDEYERLVTDNPIFRRRVEGIGTITRDEAINWGLSGPMLRASGVQWDLRKVDHYECYDDFDWDVQWETAGDCFARYVVRMREMRESVKILRQAIKGLPGGPYENLEAKRMMAGKKSEWDAFDYQYIGKKVSPSFKIPKGEIYSRVESGKGELGIYLVGEDNVFPWRWKIRPADFNNLQIVPHLLRGMKVADIVVILGSVDVIMGSVDR